The following coding sequences are from one Lolium rigidum isolate FL_2022 chromosome 6, APGP_CSIRO_Lrig_0.1, whole genome shotgun sequence window:
- the LOC124661602 gene encoding TSL-kinase interacting protein 1-like isoform X1, giving the protein MKAPQQHGKPADADAKAKPGNKIQCLKPGKYSKKSSGNVVPKCVRGDAQSHTDNKITGTKIQLKGGSFMVAPFSNSTNLLAKLPNHSGKMKLQFFPIDEAIQTILQQENHNPYLELTLAPRKKVSSIVQHLNTKWGRSSCAKGDLMLFPYSARLDSIADSEKWTLKDSCTAGDVYAAVGSPSTFRLRYGWFEPILKQQSSVASLPSVHSAEKTIVDRPSDPPSSQQEQMVNLSEFPANFARRSVESTPEQTVSDNQSKVTPLSWIDCISNISFGALLSEVVPSQDSKQPPSQSILQQLPATCDSFDAAIASLIRQQQTNQPKVSNPSLWDAEETCHAFPSRKQTSVRGPLSAPSNSSALASSMLGAIPESDADGDQQCCTEGRKEEPIPPVPCFGNNENVKPDVSMVPPESTGEPELGAFRSRLLNGTDSLGLSGLLANSLDAFPNFSVS; this is encoded by the exons ATGAAAGCTCCCCAGCAGCACGGTAAACCAGCGGATGCAGATGCAAAGGCCAAGCCTGGCAATAAGATCCAGTGCTTGAAGCCAGGCAAATATTCTAAGAAATCGTCAG GCAATGTTGTGCCAAAATGCGTAAGGGGAGATGCTCAATCACATACTGACAATAAGATTACTGGCACTAAGATTCAGTTGAAGGGTGGCAGCTTTATGGTGGCACCATTTAGCAATTCGACAAACCTATTGGCTAAGCTGCCAAATCATTCTGGAAAGATGAAGCTTCAGTTTTTCCCAATAGATGAGGCGATTCAAACTATTCTACAGCAG GAAAATCACAATCCTTACCTGGAGTTAACTTTGGCTCCTCGAAAGAAGGTGTCCTCAATTGTGCAACATCTGAACACAAAATGGGGCCGTTCTAGTTGCGCAAAAGGCGACCTCATGCTCTTCCCTTACAGTGCTAGACTGGATAGCATTGCTGACAGTGAAAAATGGACCCTTAAGGATTCTTGCACAGCTGGCGATGTTTATGCTGCTGTTGGCAGCCCTTCAACATTTCGATTAAG GTATGGATGGTTTGAACCTATTTTGAAGCAACAAAGCAGCGTAGCATCTTTGCCATCAGTGCACTCTGCAGAAAAGACTATTGTCGACAGGCCTTCAGATCCCCCTTCCAGTCAACAAGAACAAATGGTTAATTTGAGTGAGTTTCCAGCTAATTTTGCCAGACGATCCGTTGAGTCTACTCCAGAACAGACTGTGTCG GACAACCAAAGCAAAGTGACACCACTTTCATGGATTGACTGCATATCCAATATCAGTTTCGGAGCACTGTTATCGGAAGTTGTACCCTCTCAAGACAGCAAACAACCACCTTCACAAAGTATTCTTCAGCAGCTTCCTGCTACATGTGACTCATTTGATGCTGCTATTGCCTCCTTGATTCGACAACAGCAAACTAACCAACCGAAAGTGTCAAATCCATCCCTTTGGGATGCAGAAGAAACTTGTCATGCATTTCCTTCCCGGAAGCAAACTTCAGTCAGGGGACCCTTGTCAGCTCCTAGCAACAGTAGTGCTCTTGCCTCATCTATGCTGGGTGCAATCCCTGAATCTGATGCAGATGGTGATCAG CAATGTTGTACTGAAGGCAGGAAAGAGGAACCAATACCTCCGGTACCATGCTTTGGCAATAATGAGAATGTGAAACCAGATGTCTCAATGGTACCG CCTGAATCCACCGGTGAGCCAGAGCTTGGGGCATTTCGCTCTAGGCTTTTGAATGGAACTGACAGTTTAGGACTCAGCGGCTTGCTAGCAAACAGCTTGGACGCATTCCCCAACTTCTCTGTTTCGTAA
- the LOC124661602 gene encoding TSL-kinase interacting protein 1-like isoform X2, protein MKAPQQHGKPADADAKAKPGNKIQCLKPGKYSKKSSGNVVPKCVRGDAQSHTDNKITGTKIQLKGGSFMVAPFSNSTNLLAKLPNHSGKMKLQFFPIDEAIQTILQQENHNPYLELTLAPRKKVSSIVQHLNTKWGRSSCAKGDLMLFPYSARLDSIADSEKWTLKDSCTAGDVYAAVGSPSTFRLRYGWFEPILKQQSSVASLPSVHSAEKTIVDRPSDPPSSQQEQMVNLSEFPANFARRSVESTPEQTVSDNQSKVTPLSWIDCISNISFGALLSEVVPSQDSKQPPSQSILQQLPATCDSFDAAIASLIRQQQTNQPKVSNPSLWDAEETCHAFPSRKQTSVRGPLSAPSNSSALASSMLGAIPESDADGDQQCCTEGRKEEPIPPVPCFGNNENVKPDVSMPESTGEPELGAFRSRLLNGTDSLGLSGLLANSLDAFPNFSVS, encoded by the exons ATGAAAGCTCCCCAGCAGCACGGTAAACCAGCGGATGCAGATGCAAAGGCCAAGCCTGGCAATAAGATCCAGTGCTTGAAGCCAGGCAAATATTCTAAGAAATCGTCAG GCAATGTTGTGCCAAAATGCGTAAGGGGAGATGCTCAATCACATACTGACAATAAGATTACTGGCACTAAGATTCAGTTGAAGGGTGGCAGCTTTATGGTGGCACCATTTAGCAATTCGACAAACCTATTGGCTAAGCTGCCAAATCATTCTGGAAAGATGAAGCTTCAGTTTTTCCCAATAGATGAGGCGATTCAAACTATTCTACAGCAG GAAAATCACAATCCTTACCTGGAGTTAACTTTGGCTCCTCGAAAGAAGGTGTCCTCAATTGTGCAACATCTGAACACAAAATGGGGCCGTTCTAGTTGCGCAAAAGGCGACCTCATGCTCTTCCCTTACAGTGCTAGACTGGATAGCATTGCTGACAGTGAAAAATGGACCCTTAAGGATTCTTGCACAGCTGGCGATGTTTATGCTGCTGTTGGCAGCCCTTCAACATTTCGATTAAG GTATGGATGGTTTGAACCTATTTTGAAGCAACAAAGCAGCGTAGCATCTTTGCCATCAGTGCACTCTGCAGAAAAGACTATTGTCGACAGGCCTTCAGATCCCCCTTCCAGTCAACAAGAACAAATGGTTAATTTGAGTGAGTTTCCAGCTAATTTTGCCAGACGATCCGTTGAGTCTACTCCAGAACAGACTGTGTCG GACAACCAAAGCAAAGTGACACCACTTTCATGGATTGACTGCATATCCAATATCAGTTTCGGAGCACTGTTATCGGAAGTTGTACCCTCTCAAGACAGCAAACAACCACCTTCACAAAGTATTCTTCAGCAGCTTCCTGCTACATGTGACTCATTTGATGCTGCTATTGCCTCCTTGATTCGACAACAGCAAACTAACCAACCGAAAGTGTCAAATCCATCCCTTTGGGATGCAGAAGAAACTTGTCATGCATTTCCTTCCCGGAAGCAAACTTCAGTCAGGGGACCCTTGTCAGCTCCTAGCAACAGTAGTGCTCTTGCCTCATCTATGCTGGGTGCAATCCCTGAATCTGATGCAGATGGTGATCAG CAATGTTGTACTGAAGGCAGGAAAGAGGAACCAATACCTCCGGTACCATGCTTTGGCAATAATGAGAATGTGAAACCAGATGTCTCAATG CCTGAATCCACCGGTGAGCCAGAGCTTGGGGCATTTCGCTCTAGGCTTTTGAATGGAACTGACAGTTTAGGACTCAGCGGCTTGCTAGCAAACAGCTTGGACGCATTCCCCAACTTCTCTGTTTCGTAA
- the LOC124661602 gene encoding TSL-kinase interacting protein 1-like isoform X3, whose translation MKAPQQHGKPADADAKAKPGNKIQCLKPGKYSKKSSGNVVPKCVRGDAQSHTDNKITGTKIQLKGGSFMVAPFSNSTNLLAKLPNHSGKMKLQFFPIDEAIQTILQQENHNPYLELTLAPRKKVSSIVQHLNTKWGRSSCAKGDLMLFPYSARLDSIADSEKWTLKDSCTAGDVYAAVGSPSTFRLRYGWFEPILKQQSSVASLPSVHSAEKTIVDRPSDPPSSQQEQMVNLSEFPANFARRSVESTPEQTVSDNQSKVTPLSWIDCISNISFGALLSEVVPSQDSKQPPSQSILQQLPATCDSFDAAIASLIRQQQTNQPKVSNPSLWDAEETCHAFPSRKQTSVRGPLSAPSNSSALASSMLGAIPESDADGDQQCCTEGRKEEPIPPVPCFGNNENVKPDVSMVPVRASKKP comes from the exons ATGAAAGCTCCCCAGCAGCACGGTAAACCAGCGGATGCAGATGCAAAGGCCAAGCCTGGCAATAAGATCCAGTGCTTGAAGCCAGGCAAATATTCTAAGAAATCGTCAG GCAATGTTGTGCCAAAATGCGTAAGGGGAGATGCTCAATCACATACTGACAATAAGATTACTGGCACTAAGATTCAGTTGAAGGGTGGCAGCTTTATGGTGGCACCATTTAGCAATTCGACAAACCTATTGGCTAAGCTGCCAAATCATTCTGGAAAGATGAAGCTTCAGTTTTTCCCAATAGATGAGGCGATTCAAACTATTCTACAGCAG GAAAATCACAATCCTTACCTGGAGTTAACTTTGGCTCCTCGAAAGAAGGTGTCCTCAATTGTGCAACATCTGAACACAAAATGGGGCCGTTCTAGTTGCGCAAAAGGCGACCTCATGCTCTTCCCTTACAGTGCTAGACTGGATAGCATTGCTGACAGTGAAAAATGGACCCTTAAGGATTCTTGCACAGCTGGCGATGTTTATGCTGCTGTTGGCAGCCCTTCAACATTTCGATTAAG GTATGGATGGTTTGAACCTATTTTGAAGCAACAAAGCAGCGTAGCATCTTTGCCATCAGTGCACTCTGCAGAAAAGACTATTGTCGACAGGCCTTCAGATCCCCCTTCCAGTCAACAAGAACAAATGGTTAATTTGAGTGAGTTTCCAGCTAATTTTGCCAGACGATCCGTTGAGTCTACTCCAGAACAGACTGTGTCG GACAACCAAAGCAAAGTGACACCACTTTCATGGATTGACTGCATATCCAATATCAGTTTCGGAGCACTGTTATCGGAAGTTGTACCCTCTCAAGACAGCAAACAACCACCTTCACAAAGTATTCTTCAGCAGCTTCCTGCTACATGTGACTCATTTGATGCTGCTATTGCCTCCTTGATTCGACAACAGCAAACTAACCAACCGAAAGTGTCAAATCCATCCCTTTGGGATGCAGAAGAAACTTGTCATGCATTTCCTTCCCGGAAGCAAACTTCAGTCAGGGGACCCTTGTCAGCTCCTAGCAACAGTAGTGCTCTTGCCTCATCTATGCTGGGTGCAATCCCTGAATCTGATGCAGATGGTGATCAG CAATGTTGTACTGAAGGCAGGAAAGAGGAACCAATACCTCCGGTACCATGCTTTGGCAATAATGAGAATGTGAAACCAGATGTCTCAATGGTACCGGTCAGGGCTTCTAAGAAAC CCTGA